In one window of Actinomycetota bacterium DNA:
- a CDS encoding prepilin-type N-terminal cleavage/methylation domain-containing protein, with protein sequence MQKRLSREEQGFTLIELMVVVLIIAILIAIAIPTFLGARKRAQDRAAQTAVRQTLGTAKTIFTDNESYTGLTVAQLTAGEPSLKYTAKGGSSTGPKTVGWDFSDTANVGDVFSASVLAETDNCWKIYENSKTGPTQFGVTGSSSATTCTPPDPDAAVPAGYSDDKFPAAP encoded by the coding sequence ATGCAAAAGCGCTTGTCGCGCGAGGAGCAGGGATTCACGTTGATCGAGCTGATGGTCGTTGTCCTTATCATCGCCATCCTGATCGCGATCGCAATCCCGACGTTCCTCGGCGCTCGCAAGCGTGCACAGGACCGTGCAGCTCAGACGGCTGTGAGGCAGACGCTCGGGACGGCGAAGACGATCTTCACCGACAACGAGAGCTACACCGGCCTCACCGTGGCCCAGCTGACAGCTGGGGAGCCGAGCTTGAAGTACACGGCCAAGGGAGGGTCCAGCACAGGCCCGAAGACGGTGGGCTGGGACTTCTCGGATACAGCGAACGTCGGGGATGTCTTCTCGGCGTCGGTGCTCGCCGAGACCGACAACTGCTGGAAGATCTACGAGAACAGCAAGACGGGACCGACGCAGTTCGGAGTCACCGGAAGCTCTTCGGCGACTACGTGTACGCCGCCGGACCCCGACGCCGCTGTGCCCGCTGGGTATAGCGACGACAAGTTCCCAGCGGCACCGTAA